In one Misgurnus anguillicaudatus chromosome 1, ASM2758022v2, whole genome shotgun sequence genomic region, the following are encoded:
- the LOC129446321 gene encoding uncharacterized protein: MIRSIVSMETEVTEILKRIGKPLLCLLPDDIKLLCNLVSFLEDFEKFTLIISEVSPNLSAIPLIRARIKKICAVAPRDPLLMKRVKERIVKNMDKRIPMSDLVRATAVFDPAVRDITMTKDESRELLQNLYEKLNSSRFSSTVFGVGDERTTTDGGSGGPSGGNGDHDDGDVVGCAKRLRLELLAEAQEDAEAHSLSSILDQEIDAFLAVRTRDQGALDFWRTHSNTFPTLSAMARCYLSISPGSVPVECMFSSTGLLLNGKRSSLAPSRCNMISFIHDNAKLLYTT, encoded by the exons ATGATCAGAAGCATAGTCAGTATGGAGACAGAAGTCACTGAAATCCTGAAGAGGATAGGAAAGCCCTTGTTATGCCTCCTACCTGATGACATCAAGCTACTTTGTAACTTAGTTAGCTTTTTGGAAGACTTTGAGAAATTCACTCTCATTATAAGTGAAGTCAGTCCAAACCTGAGTGCCATACCACTAATCAGGGCTCGAATCAAGAAAATCTGTGCAGTGGCTCCCAGAGATCCACTACTGATGAAGAGAGTCAAAGAACGAATAGTGAAAAACATGGACAAACGAATTCCCATGTCAGATCTGGTTAGAGCCACCGCAGTGTTTGATCCAGCTGTCAGAGATATCACCATGACAAAAGATGAAAGCAGAGAGCTGCTGCAGAATCTCTATGAGAAACTTAACTCCTCCAG ATTCAGTTCAACAGTGTTTGGGGTTGGAGATGAGAGGACAACTACTGATGGTGGTTCTGGCGGTCCTTCTGGTGGGAATGGTGACCACGACGATGGAGATGTGGTAGGATGTGCGAAACGCCTGCGACTAGAATTATTAGCAGAGGCACAAGAAGATGCAGAAGCTCATTCTTTAAGTTCTATCCTTGACCAAGAGATTGATGCTTTTCTGGCAGTGAGAACAAGAGACCAAGGAGCATTGGACTTTTGGCGAACACATAGCAATACTTTCCCCACACTGTCCGCTATGGCCCGGTGCTACCTCTCCATTTCACCAGGTAGTGTGCCGGTGGAATGCATGTTTAGTTCCACTGGCCTACTGCTCAATGGCAAACGATCATCACTTGCTCCTTCAAGGTGTAATATGATAAGCTTCATCCATGATAATGCCAAGTTATTGTATACAACTTAG